In Rhodohalobacter barkolensis, the following proteins share a genomic window:
- the ispE gene encoding 4-(cytidine 5'-diphospho)-2-C-methyl-D-erythritol kinase, producing MNMWIANSYGKINLGLHVLEKLPTGYHRIESGICFIEWKDRFEVEESKSFQLTLSDQSIPTDGSNLITQAYNLFDKYVGLNQHYSFNITKNIPAGAGLGGGSSNAALTLRILNKLEDAGLSDSELIDFGRTLGADVPFFIKGTPGIATGLGHNIEPADIQPDAWIVTMYPNFESSTAEVYQKCVPNPDHDFSIKGVLLEEEIDQWQFLLENDLEAPVFANHELVGNIKDQMLEFGAEFAMMSGSGSTVYGVFDQDFVAINAYESFHKLGFPANLTRPNFKPDYGIYRKD from the coding sequence ATGAATATGTGGATTGCCAATTCGTACGGAAAAATTAATCTTGGTCTTCATGTTTTAGAGAAACTCCCCACAGGTTATCACCGAATTGAATCCGGCATATGCTTTATTGAGTGGAAAGATCGATTTGAAGTGGAAGAGTCTAAATCCTTTCAGCTCACGTTATCCGATCAATCCATACCAACAGACGGCTCAAACCTGATCACGCAGGCTTACAATCTTTTTGATAAATACGTTGGATTGAATCAACACTACAGTTTCAACATCACTAAAAATATTCCCGCCGGGGCCGGATTGGGAGGCGGAAGCAGCAATGCAGCTTTAACGCTAAGAATACTGAACAAACTAGAAGATGCCGGATTATCAGATAGTGAATTAATTGACTTTGGACGAACACTTGGCGCAGATGTGCCTTTCTTCATTAAAGGAACACCGGGAATTGCCACAGGTTTGGGGCACAATATTGAACCGGCCGACATTCAACCCGATGCATGGATTGTTACGATGTATCCAAACTTTGAAAGCTCAACTGCTGAAGTTTATCAGAAATGTGTTCCCAATCCGGATCACGATTTCTCCATAAAAGGTGTATTATTGGAAGAAGAGATCGACCAATGGCAATTCTTATTGGAAAACGACCTGGAAGCCCCGGTTTTTGCAAATCACGAACTGGTTGGTAACATTAAAGACCAAATGCTTGAATTTGGAGCTGAGTTCGCCATGATGAGCGGAAGCGGTTCCACGGTTTACGGGGTGTTTGATCAAGATTTTGTTGCAATTAACGCTTACGAATCGTTTCATAAGCTTGGATTTCCAGCAAATCTAACCAGACCAAATTTTAAGCCCGATTACGGCATTTACAGAAAAGACTAA
- a CDS encoding CCA tRNA nucleotidyltransferase, whose translation MLDIPKQHKEIFETIGNIAETAGQQVFVVGGYVRDYYLQRLNPDDITDIDFVTVGSGIALAKKIADELNTSKLTIFKKFGTAQIKYKDLDLEFVGARKESYRRDSRKPIVEDGTLEDDQLRRDLTINALSWCLNPDQFGVLYDPFNGTQDLKNKIVRTPIDPEQTFDDDPLRMMRAVRFATQLQFDIDRDTFAAISKMAHRLSIISKERILDELNKIVLSPKPSIGFAHLLNTGLLKEFFPEMVNLIGVDERNGQRHKDNFWHTLKVLDNTAEKSDDLWLRWAAIMHDIAKPPTKKFVKGIGWTFHGHDALGAKWVPRIFKRLGLPLDERMRYVQKLVRLHLRPIALVSEEVSDSAVRRLIYEAGEDIDDLMTLCRADITSKNEWRRKKYRNNFDRVEKKIVEVEEKDRMRNWKNPIGGDEIMQELGVKPGPIVGKVKDRIKNAILDGDIPNNYDAAYDYLQQIKSEYVNSVEN comes from the coding sequence TTGCTGGATATTCCAAAACAACACAAAGAAATTTTTGAAACCATCGGGAACATCGCAGAAACTGCCGGACAACAAGTGTTCGTTGTTGGCGGATATGTACGCGACTACTACCTGCAACGGTTGAATCCTGATGATATCACAGACATCGATTTTGTAACGGTCGGTTCGGGTATTGCATTGGCAAAAAAAATTGCCGATGAACTCAACACAAGTAAACTCACCATATTCAAAAAATTTGGTACCGCACAGATTAAATATAAGGATTTAGATCTGGAGTTTGTGGGAGCCCGAAAAGAGAGTTATCGCAGAGATTCGCGCAAACCAATTGTGGAAGACGGTACTCTCGAAGATGATCAGTTACGGCGCGACCTGACGATTAATGCACTTTCGTGGTGCCTAAACCCTGATCAATTTGGAGTTCTGTACGATCCCTTTAACGGGACTCAGGACTTAAAGAACAAAATCGTCAGAACTCCCATCGATCCGGAGCAAACGTTTGATGACGACCCGCTGCGGATGATGCGTGCCGTTCGTTTTGCTACGCAGCTTCAGTTTGATATAGACCGGGACACATTTGCAGCCATTAGCAAAATGGCACATAGGCTTTCCATTATCTCAAAAGAGAGAATTCTGGACGAGCTCAACAAAATTGTACTCAGCCCCAAACCTTCAATCGGATTCGCGCATCTGCTCAATACCGGACTTTTAAAGGAGTTTTTCCCGGAGATGGTAAATTTGATAGGAGTGGATGAGCGTAATGGTCAGCGTCATAAAGACAATTTCTGGCACACTCTAAAAGTTCTCGATAACACAGCTGAAAAGAGTGATGATCTCTGGCTTCGCTGGGCTGCCATCATGCACGACATCGCCAAGCCCCCGACCAAAAAATTTGTAAAGGGTATTGGATGGACTTTTCACGGGCATGATGCACTCGGCGCCAAGTGGGTTCCAAGAATTTTTAAACGATTGGGACTGCCACTCGATGAGCGTATGCGTTACGTTCAAAAACTGGTCCGACTCCATTTGCGACCCATTGCACTTGTTTCAGAGGAAGTGAGCGACAGCGCCGTTCGACGGCTGATATATGAAGCGGGAGAGGATATCGATGACCTTATGACTCTCTGCCGGGCCGATATTACCAGTAAAAATGAGTGGCGGCGAAAAAAATACCGCAACAACTTCGACCGGGTTGAGAAAAAAATAGTTGAGGTTGAAGAAAAAGACCGGATGCGAAACTGGAAAAATCCGATCGGCGGAGACGAGATTATGCAGGAGCTTGGTGTAAAACCCGGACCCATTGTTGGTAAGGTAAAAGACCGAATCAAGAACGCCATTCTTGATGGGGATATTCCAAATAATTACGATGCCGCATATGATTATCTGCAGCAAATAAAATCAGAATACGTCAATTCAGTTGAAAATTAA
- a CDS encoding MFS transporter small subunit codes for MSDGSIKEIEKTPVIYIVLAWLFVSIPLMWGIYQVVLRSMPLFMGS; via the coding sequence ATGAGTGATGGTTCAATAAAAGAGATCGAAAAAACTCCGGTAATCTACATTGTATTGGCTTGGTTATTTGTCAGTATACCCTTGATGTGGGGAATTTATCAGGTAGTACTCCGCTCTATGCCGCTTTTTATGGGATCGTAG
- a CDS encoding cation diffusion facilitator family transporter, whose amino-acid sequence MTASAKVKNALRISLIVSFLSLAVKVGAFLVTDSTTAMSDAAESIVHVLAVGFVLYGYHLSLKPADDNHLYGHERIEFLSVGVEGVVIILAGITILFLAIQNLITGFELQSLDTGIYMVGFAAVVNLVLGLYVQKVGREENSMIAISNGKHVLTDVWTSGGVILTLFLISITGWIYLDTIVSISIAFYISYEGFKLIRYSVDGIMDARNPAVHDALETVLNSELPADATGWHHLRHRTSGYTTWVELHVTFKKEISLQKAHDEATVLERKLIDALKSDAIVTIHLEPEAPHDELHKVLKGANKNQRFDDFV is encoded by the coding sequence ATGACAGCATCTGCCAAAGTTAAAAATGCACTTCGGATCAGCCTGATTGTTTCATTTTTGTCTCTTGCTGTAAAAGTGGGGGCATTTCTGGTAACGGATTCAACTACGGCAATGTCTGACGCTGCAGAATCGATTGTTCATGTTCTAGCTGTTGGCTTTGTTTTATATGGGTATCACCTGAGTCTGAAACCGGCGGATGACAATCATCTATATGGTCATGAGCGGATTGAGTTTCTATCTGTTGGAGTTGAAGGTGTGGTCATTATTCTGGCAGGCATTACCATTCTTTTTTTAGCAATTCAGAATCTGATTACCGGATTTGAGCTCCAAAGTCTGGATACAGGGATTTATATGGTTGGGTTTGCGGCAGTGGTGAACCTGGTGCTTGGTTTGTATGTCCAAAAAGTTGGCCGGGAAGAGAACAGCATGATCGCCATTAGCAATGGTAAACATGTACTCACAGATGTCTGGACCAGCGGCGGCGTAATTTTAACACTGTTTTTGATCAGTATTACCGGTTGGATCTACCTCGATACCATTGTCAGTATTTCTATTGCATTCTACATTTCCTATGAAGGATTTAAGTTGATCCGTTATTCGGTGGATGGCATTATGGATGCGCGAAATCCCGCGGTGCATGATGCACTTGAAACAGTGCTGAATAGTGAACTACCCGCGGATGCTACGGGCTGGCATCATCTGCGTCATAGAACTTCGGGCTATACAACCTGGGTTGAGCTGCATGTTACATTCAAAAAAGAGATCAGCCTGCAAAAAGCCCATGATGAGGCTACCGTGTTGGAGCGAAAATTGATCGATGCACTGAAAAGTGATGCAATTGTTACGATTCACCTGGAACCGGAAGCACCACATGATGAATTGCACAAAGTGCTGAAAGGAGCCAATAAAAATCAAAGGTTTGACGATTTTGTTTGA
- a CDS encoding SemiSWEET transporter, with product MELMTFIGLAAGFCTTAAFLPQVIKTWKSKSAKDLSLGMYSIFCTGVLLWLIYGIMISDLPIILANAITLILAVSILFFKLTFKN from the coding sequence ATGGAACTTATGACCTTCATTGGATTGGCAGCCGGATTTTGCACCACAGCAGCTTTTTTGCCTCAGGTTATTAAGACCTGGAAATCTAAGTCTGCAAAAGATCTCTCACTTGGGATGTACTCCATTTTTTGCACCGGAGTACTGCTTTGGCTGATTTACGGAATTATGATTTCAGATCTGCCAATTATCCTGGCAAACGCCATCACTTTAATTTTAGCTGTCAGTATTTTGTTCTTTAAGCTAACGTTTAAAAACTAA
- a CDS encoding glycogen/starch/alpha-glucan phosphorylase, whose protein sequence is MGKNKKADPRAGMDVDSFKEDIQQHLRYTLAKDKYSSTEWDNYRSVVLSVMDRLHDRWLNTQQRYYNDDEKRVYYISMEYLIGRLLDNMLVNLGMQDVAAEAMKEVGLDYDKVRNAEWDAGLGNGGLGRLAACFLDSMATLGIPAIGYGIRYDYGIFYQQIENGYQIEKPDLWLRYGNPWDIVRPKIQYNVPFYGNSHAYHDDKGDLRFRWDNTHDVLAIAYDTPIPGYKNEVVNNLRLWKASSSSSIDLKSFNQGQYIDAVRDTQLNENISRVLYPNDKVFVGQELRLKQEFFLVAASVRDILRRFKKTNDDWRKLPDKVAIQCNDTHPNLAIPELMRILVDEEGLNWDLAWDITKKTMAYTNHTLLPEALEKWPVSLLRSLLPRHLQIIYEINRRFLNEISDQIGDDKGKISRLSIVGEGEDPVVHMASLGIVGSHKVNGVAELHSNLIKKTLFKDFYEIYPEKFTNKTNGITPRRWLRQSNRELSDLITGEIGEDWVTDLDQLKKLEKFVDDKKFMKKFAKVKQNNKQRMADYIEEKRGIEVNTQSMFDIQIKRIHEYKRQFMLALYAITQYNRIKANPDGDYVPRTILVAGKAAPGYTMAKLFIKLMNDIGEKINNDSDVGDKLKFIFLENYSVTLAEKMIPSANLSEQISTAGFEASGTGNMKFALNGALTIGTLDGANVEIKEEVGDENIFIFGNTVDDVERLRHEGYNPWDYYNSNEELKKALDQIKDGFFNDDKELYQPIIDALLQKGDYFLVLADYEAYVKKQAEVDELYKDQDEWNRKALLNTARVGKFSSDRTIRDYADEIWDVEVKK, encoded by the coding sequence ATGGGTAAAAATAAAAAAGCTGACCCACGCGCCGGTATGGATGTGGATTCATTTAAGGAAGATATTCAACAGCACTTGCGATACACGCTTGCCAAAGATAAGTACTCTTCAACCGAGTGGGACAACTACCGAAGTGTAGTACTTTCCGTTATGGATCGCCTGCATGATCGCTGGCTGAACACCCAACAGCGCTACTATAACGACGATGAGAAGAGAGTTTATTATATCTCTATGGAATATCTGATCGGCCGACTGCTCGACAATATGCTTGTCAATCTCGGAATGCAGGATGTCGCAGCCGAAGCAATGAAAGAGGTTGGCCTCGACTACGATAAAGTGCGAAATGCAGAGTGGGATGCCGGTCTTGGAAATGGCGGACTCGGAAGACTTGCGGCCTGCTTTCTTGACTCTATGGCCACACTTGGAATTCCGGCGATCGGTTATGGAATTCGCTATGACTACGGGATTTTTTATCAGCAAATAGAGAACGGCTATCAAATTGAAAAACCGGATCTCTGGCTTCGTTATGGAAATCCATGGGACATTGTTCGCCCGAAAATTCAATACAATGTTCCGTTTTATGGAAACTCACACGCCTATCATGATGATAAAGGTGACCTTCGTTTCCGATGGGACAACACACATGATGTTCTTGCTATTGCCTACGACACACCGATACCCGGTTATAAAAATGAAGTTGTAAACAATTTACGTCTATGGAAAGCCTCATCATCCTCGTCCATCGACCTGAAGAGCTTCAACCAGGGACAGTACATCGACGCGGTTCGCGACACACAGCTGAATGAAAATATTTCACGTGTACTCTATCCGAATGACAAAGTTTTTGTAGGTCAGGAGTTGAGATTGAAGCAGGAGTTTTTCCTGGTTGCAGCCTCTGTTCGTGATATCCTCCGCCGATTTAAGAAAACAAACGACGATTGGAGAAAACTTCCCGATAAAGTAGCCATTCAGTGCAACGATACTCATCCAAATCTGGCCATTCCGGAATTGATGAGAATTTTGGTTGATGAAGAGGGTCTCAATTGGGATCTGGCCTGGGATATCACGAAAAAAACCATGGCTTACACCAATCACACTCTTTTACCGGAGGCGCTTGAAAAATGGCCGGTATCGCTTCTCAGAAGTCTGTTACCCCGTCACCTGCAGATCATTTATGAAATCAACCGACGATTTTTGAATGAGATTAGCGATCAAATTGGTGATGACAAAGGTAAGATCAGCCGCCTCTCAATTGTTGGTGAAGGCGAAGATCCGGTCGTTCACATGGCGTCGCTGGGTATTGTCGGATCGCACAAAGTAAATGGTGTTGCCGAACTTCACAGCAACCTGATTAAGAAAACTCTTTTCAAGGATTTCTATGAAATCTACCCAGAGAAATTCACCAATAAGACAAACGGAATCACTCCTCGCCGATGGCTGCGACAGTCGAACCGTGAACTCTCCGACCTGATAACCGGAGAAATTGGAGAGGATTGGGTCACCGATCTGGATCAGCTGAAAAAGCTGGAAAAGTTTGTGGACGACAAAAAATTCATGAAAAAGTTTGCCAAGGTGAAGCAGAACAACAAACAGCGCATGGCAGACTACATCGAAGAGAAGCGAGGTATTGAGGTGAATACCCAATCGATGTTCGACATTCAGATTAAGCGGATTCACGAGTACAAGCGTCAGTTTATGCTGGCACTCTATGCCATCACACAGTACAACCGTATCAAAGCAAATCCAGATGGAGATTATGTACCGCGCACCATTTTAGTTGCCGGTAAAGCAGCTCCCGGGTATACAATGGCGAAGCTCTTCATTAAGCTGATGAATGACATTGGAGAGAAGATCAACAACGACTCGGATGTAGGCGATAAGCTGAAATTCATTTTCCTAGAAAACTATAGTGTAACGCTTGCCGAGAAGATGATTCCATCGGCAAACCTATCCGAACAAATCTCAACAGCAGGATTTGAAGCATCAGGAACAGGCAACATGAAGTTTGCGTTAAACGGTGCACTGACTATCGGAACGCTCGATGGAGCCAATGTGGAGATTAAAGAGGAAGTGGGTGATGAAAACATCTTCATCTTTGGAAATACCGTGGACGATGTGGAGCGCCTCCGACATGAAGGGTACAATCCCTGGGATTACTACAACTCCAACGAAGAGCTGAAAAAAGCATTGGATCAGATCAAAGACGGGTTCTTTAATGATGATAAGGAACTTTATCAGCCGATCATTGACGCTTTGCTGCAGAAAGGAGATTACTTCCTTGTACTTGCAGATTATGAAGCTTACGTCAAGAAACAGGCGGAAGTGGATGAACTATACAAAGACCAGGATGAATGGAACCGCAAAGCGCTGCTCAACACAGCTCGAGTGGGTAAGTTCTCCTCAGACCGTACAATCAGAGATTATGCAGATGAAATCTGGGATGTGGAAGTGAAGAAGTAA